The proteins below come from a single uncultured Dethiosulfovibrio sp. genomic window:
- a CDS encoding rubredoxin translates to MKKYVCTVCGWEYDPALGDPDSGIAPGTAFEDIPDDWVCPECGVGKDLFEEA, encoded by the coding sequence ATGAAGAAATACGTATGCACCGTCTGCGGCTGGGAGTACGATCCGGCGCTAGGGGACCCTGACAGTGGCATAGCTCCAGGAACGGCCTTTGAGGATATCCCTGACGATTGGGTCTGTCCTGAGTGCGGAGTAGGCAAAGATCTATTCGAAGAGGCGTAG
- a CDS encoding type III pantothenate kinase has translation MILTVDVGNTTTVVGLFRGEDLVRHWRLVSERKTSDEVGILLLNLLTLSSISPSEIKGAALSSVVPSLDGIISEAIQNYLSVPCLKVSSDLDLGIEVAYRNRWEVGADRLVNSVAGVHRYGSPLVVVDFGTAITLDVISPEGAYLGGTISPGLVTSMDALFGKTSKLPQVALEAPERVIGDSTMSAIQSGVVYGTAGAVDALVRRIWDELGVTSPVVATGGHAATVAKVSNTITYVDHWLTLEGLRLIYSRLGGAV, from the coding sequence ATGATTTTGACCGTAGACGTAGGAAACACCACGACGGTTGTGGGGCTTTTCAGAGGCGAAGATCTGGTCCGGCACTGGCGTCTGGTCTCGGAGAGAAAGACCTCCGACGAGGTGGGCATACTGCTTTTAAACCTGCTAACACTGTCCTCTATTTCCCCTTCGGAGATAAAGGGAGCTGCCCTGTCCAGCGTCGTCCCTTCCCTGGACGGTATCATCTCCGAGGCGATCCAGAACTATCTTTCCGTTCCCTGCCTGAAGGTGTCCTCCGATCTGGATCTAGGAATAGAGGTAGCCTATAGAAATCGCTGGGAGGTAGGGGCGGACAGGCTGGTCAACTCGGTGGCAGGAGTTCATCGCTACGGTTCACCTCTGGTGGTAGTGGACTTTGGGACCGCCATAACATTGGACGTAATATCGCCGGAGGGGGCGTATCTAGGGGGAACTATCTCCCCGGGCCTTGTCACCAGCATGGACGCCCTGTTCGGAAAGACCTCCAAGCTTCCTCAGGTCGCACTGGAGGCGCCGGAGAGGGTCATAGGCGATAGCACTATGTCGGCCATCCAGTCCGGGGTGGTCTACGGAACCGCAGGAGCTGTAGACGCTCTGGTGAGGCGTATATGGGACGAACTTGGGGTTACGAGCCCCGTCGTTGCCACAGGTGGGCATGCCGCTACGGTGGCAAAGGTGTCCAATACCATCACCTACGTGGACCACTGGCTTACCCTGGAGGGGCTGAGGCTGATATACTCCAGGCTTGGAGGAGCGGTTTAG
- the miaB gene encoding tRNA (N6-isopentenyl adenosine(37)-C2)-methylthiotransferase MiaB, with the protein MFFVSSFAIKIYGCQMNVYDGDKIRTSLIDRGWEEVLEDKADVVIYVGCSIRQKAEHKVWSEIGLYRGRWEEVGSPKVCLVGCMAQNVGEQMFRRFPWLRLIAGPRSLGLVPDGLVRVMEGEKVNLLDQDPRAFMDLDVTPVHRVNRWKAYVTIAHGCDNFCTYCIVPYVRGRFMSRKSGDILREVRELVDDGVREITLLGQNVDTYGADFDRPYRFSDLLNDVAQVKGVDLVRFMTSYPSDFTKDVVSVIGENPAICTGINLPIQSGSDRILKRMNRHYTLEEYDDTVRTIREGLPEVGLTSDLIVGFPGETEEDFQDSLAALRKYRFDQVHTAAYSPREGTPAAKMDNQIDSAEKSRRLQEVNGLQAEIAREINSALVGRTYRVLVDDKAQKGEGLLQGRTKTDKVVLFPGNSSLIGSFVSVEIKRANNWSLLGDILEVEN; encoded by the coding sequence ATGTTTTTTGTGAGTAGCTTCGCTATAAAGATTTACGGTTGTCAGATGAACGTCTACGATGGGGATAAGATAAGGACCTCCCTGATCGACAGAGGATGGGAAGAGGTCCTAGAGGATAAAGCGGACGTGGTTATCTACGTCGGATGCAGCATAAGACAGAAGGCGGAACATAAGGTCTGGAGCGAGATAGGGCTTTACAGAGGCAGATGGGAGGAGGTCGGTAGCCCTAAGGTGTGTCTGGTGGGTTGCATGGCCCAAAACGTAGGGGAGCAGATGTTTCGACGCTTCCCATGGCTCAGGCTTATCGCCGGTCCTAGGAGCCTAGGTCTGGTTCCCGACGGTCTTGTGAGGGTTATGGAAGGTGAGAAGGTAAACCTTCTGGACCAGGATCCCCGGGCCTTTATGGACCTCGACGTAACCCCGGTTCATCGGGTAAACCGATGGAAAGCCTACGTCACCATAGCCCATGGATGCGATAATTTCTGCACCTACTGCATAGTTCCCTATGTCAGGGGGCGGTTTATGTCCAGAAAATCCGGTGATATTTTGAGAGAGGTCAGAGAGCTTGTGGACGACGGCGTCAGAGAGATCACCCTGTTAGGCCAGAACGTCGACACCTACGGGGCGGATTTCGATCGGCCCTATCGTTTTTCCGATCTGCTGAACGACGTGGCCCAGGTCAAAGGGGTGGACCTGGTGAGGTTTATGACCTCCTACCCCAGTGACTTCACCAAAGACGTGGTCTCGGTTATAGGGGAAAATCCGGCTATTTGCACCGGCATAAACCTCCCTATCCAGTCGGGAAGCGATAGGATCCTGAAGAGGATGAACCGTCACTATACCCTGGAGGAGTACGACGATACGGTGAGGACCATAAGGGAGGGGCTACCGGAGGTCGGCCTTACCTCCGACCTGATCGTGGGATTTCCCGGAGAAACGGAGGAGGATTTTCAGGATTCCCTGGCGGCTCTGAGAAAATATCGGTTCGATCAGGTCCACACCGCGGCATACTCTCCGAGGGAGGGAACCCCTGCGGCGAAGATGGATAATCAGATAGACAGTGCGGAAAAATCGAGAAGGCTACAGGAGGTAAACGGCCTACAGGCTGAGATAGCCAGGGAGATAAACTCCGCTTTGGTGGGGAGGACCTACAGGGTGTTGGTTGACGATAAGGCCCAAAAGGGAGAGGGGCTGTTGCAGGGAAGGACTAAGACGGACAAAGTCGTCCTCTTTCCCGGGAATTCTTCCCTCATCGGCAGTTTCGTGTCGGTGGAGATCAAAAGGGCGAACAACTGGTCTCTCCTCGGCGATATTTTGGAGGTCGAAAATTAA
- the ligA gene encoding NAD-dependent DNA ligase LigA produces the protein MDSIPSEVLKRYQDLKEAIAGHDYLYYVLDRPEIDDDGYDALMRELLRLEAEQPSLISPDSPSRRVGGKPLDKFEKVRHSQPMLSLDDVFDLQELEGYLRRAQGSIEPFPWTCELKIDGLAVSLTYIEGVFVKGATRGDGTVGEDVTSNLLTVKSLPLKLKGPVPHVLEVRGEIYLSKRRFARLNEEREELGEPLFANPRNAAAGGLRQLNPKIAAARGLDLFVYYVVDPRSLGLGSQGEVLKWLEERGFPVQRAWKVCKGLEQVKDFISLWQEDRFSLPYVTDGVVAKADPLSQWERLGRTARAPKWAVAYKYPPEERTTRLVDIEISVGRTGALTPVAILDPVNLAGSVVRRASLHNQEEITAKDVRIGDTVVVRKAGEIIPEIVSVDLSRRTGSEEPFEMPQSCPVCGSRAVRLPDEVALRCPNRSCPAQMNEEIRHFASRGCMDIRGLGERVAAQLVESGLVKDLADIYELKEEQLASLDRMGPKSASNLVLAIRASRDRPLAALIAGLGIRHVGKGVADILADRYRSMEALGMASAEELSQVDGIGPVIGASVVAFFSDPKNKETLRRLKDLGVKLESEGGGQKGNSLEGLTFVFTGELERSSRTEAQDLVKSLGGKATSSVSKKTDYVVAGASAGSKLDKALSLGVSVLDEEGFYSLLDERKNITKKEE, from the coding sequence ATGGACAGTATTCCCTCGGAGGTCCTTAAGCGATATCAGGACCTAAAGGAGGCCATCGCCGGCCACGATTATCTCTACTACGTTCTGGACAGGCCTGAGATAGACGACGACGGTTACGACGCTCTGATGAGGGAGTTGCTCCGCCTTGAGGCGGAGCAACCGTCTTTAATCTCCCCTGACTCCCCTTCCAGGAGGGTCGGAGGAAAGCCTCTGGATAAGTTCGAGAAAGTCCGTCATTCCCAGCCTATGCTGAGCCTTGACGATGTGTTTGATCTCCAGGAGCTGGAGGGCTACTTGAGGAGGGCTCAGGGCTCGATAGAGCCATTTCCCTGGACCTGTGAGCTCAAGATAGACGGCTTGGCGGTTTCCCTTACCTATATAGAAGGGGTCTTCGTCAAGGGGGCTACCAGAGGGGACGGAACGGTAGGGGAGGATGTAACGTCCAACCTTCTCACCGTCAAATCCCTGCCCCTCAAGCTGAAGGGGCCGGTACCCCATGTCCTGGAGGTCAGAGGAGAGATCTATCTGTCCAAGAGGCGGTTCGCCCGTCTCAACGAGGAGAGGGAGGAACTGGGAGAGCCTCTCTTCGCCAACCCCAGAAACGCAGCCGCCGGTGGACTAAGGCAGCTGAATCCTAAAATAGCAGCTGCCAGAGGGCTGGACCTTTTCGTCTACTACGTCGTCGATCCCCGTTCCCTGGGGCTTGGGTCTCAGGGGGAGGTCCTGAAGTGGCTTGAGGAGAGAGGTTTTCCCGTCCAGAGGGCCTGGAAGGTCTGTAAAGGTCTGGAGCAGGTTAAGGATTTTATCTCCCTGTGGCAGGAGGACCGTTTCTCCCTGCCTTACGTTACCGACGGAGTGGTCGCCAAAGCCGATCCCCTGTCCCAATGGGAGAGGCTCGGCAGGACCGCCAGGGCCCCCAAATGGGCGGTGGCCTACAAGTACCCCCCTGAGGAGAGGACGACTCGGTTGGTGGATATAGAGATATCGGTGGGTCGTACAGGAGCTCTGACCCCTGTGGCGATACTGGATCCCGTAAACCTAGCGGGCTCGGTGGTCAGAAGGGCCAGCCTTCACAACCAGGAGGAGATAACTGCCAAAGACGTCAGGATAGGGGACACCGTGGTGGTCCGAAAGGCGGGGGAGATAATACCGGAGATCGTCTCGGTGGATCTGTCCCGCCGGACGGGTTCGGAGGAGCCTTTCGAGATGCCCCAGTCCTGCCCTGTGTGCGGATCGAGGGCGGTCAGGCTCCCTGATGAGGTGGCGTTGCGGTGTCCAAATCGGTCATGCCCCGCCCAGATGAACGAGGAGATTCGCCATTTTGCCTCAAGAGGCTGTATGGATATCCGTGGTCTCGGAGAGAGGGTCGCCGCCCAGCTGGTGGAGTCGGGGCTGGTCAAGGATCTTGCGGATATATACGAGCTTAAGGAGGAGCAGTTGGCCTCTTTGGACAGGATGGGGCCTAAATCGGCTTCAAACCTTGTGTTGGCTATCAGGGCCTCCAGGGACCGTCCTCTGGCCGCCTTGATAGCAGGTCTTGGGATCCGCCACGTAGGAAAGGGTGTCGCCGATATCCTGGCGGATAGGTACCGTTCCATGGAGGCTCTCGGGATGGCCTCTGCGGAGGAGCTTTCTCAGGTTGACGGCATCGGCCCGGTGATAGGGGCTTCTGTGGTCGCCTTTTTCTCCGATCCCAAAAATAAAGAGACCCTCAGGAGGCTTAAAGATCTGGGGGTAAAGCTGGAATCGGAAGGGGGGGGCCAAAAGGGGAACTCCCTTGAGGGACTGACTTTCGTCTTTACCGGCGAGCTGGAGAGGTCCAGCAGGACCGAGGCCCAGGACCTGGTTAAGTCCCTGGGAGGTAAGGCCACGTCGTCGGTGAGCAAGAAAACCGACTACGTCGTAGCTGGGGCATCCGCTGGCAGTAAGCTGGATAAGGCCCTGTCCTTAGGGGTTTCGGTCCTGGACGAGGAGGGCTTTTATTCCCTCTTGGACGAACGAAAGAATATAACTAAGAAGGAGGAGTAG
- a CDS encoding ComEC/Rec2 family competence protein: protein MDLLAEAPSLVILAAACISAVLWGSPILSGAVAGLVSLGISLVVCAKWDRGRLVVTFIVVIVSLLSSWWCSTRLDSVSPPLGMDSGEIVLERSWGKRVAMVIKGDQGSVVAKVAPERSFLEGTKVEWTGRIEPLMEPRAGNPFDERAYWLARGVTGVLVPKEMEYRRDGGGIHYLRSVLRERIQSCLPPLTKGYLLAALLGDRDPELVEPHSRWGTAHLLAVSGFHVGLVALLAWAFPWTGRWKWIVVSAFMWLYVLLAGAAASALRAALMVQVALLGLAFGRRSSVVNSVAVASLALLMYRPWWFWDLGWRLSVVSALAISALMTVKVKRRWITVLCASPLLWTVTAPMISGAFKTVPLAGAVLNMVALPAFSVLLPLAVLFSLPSLMGIPGGALVAVVPEGAFALWGYGASMTEGLPVLRWSPWMVSLSCLSLGAILSIRFRVSPVRAGVLALALALFVAYFLN, encoded by the coding sequence TTGGACCTTCTGGCGGAAGCTCCCTCTCTGGTTATCCTGGCGGCGGCCTGTATCTCCGCGGTGCTCTGGGGCTCACCGATACTCTCGGGGGCAGTGGCTGGATTGGTCTCCCTGGGAATATCGTTGGTGGTCTGTGCCAAATGGGACAGAGGTAGGTTAGTCGTCACCTTTATCGTTGTGATCGTCTCTTTGCTGTCATCCTGGTGGTGTTCCACTCGGCTGGACAGTGTATCCCCGCCTCTCGGTATGGACTCCGGCGAGATCGTCCTCGAGAGGTCCTGGGGAAAGAGGGTGGCTATGGTTATAAAAGGGGACCAAGGATCGGTGGTTGCCAAGGTCGCCCCAGAGAGGTCCTTTCTGGAGGGAACGAAGGTGGAATGGACAGGCAGGATTGAGCCGCTGATGGAGCCCAGGGCGGGAAACCCTTTCGACGAGAGGGCATATTGGCTGGCCCGAGGGGTGACAGGGGTTCTGGTGCCAAAGGAGATGGAATACCGTAGGGACGGCGGAGGAATACATTATCTGAGGTCTGTCCTTAGAGAAAGGATTCAATCCTGCTTGCCCCCTCTGACGAAAGGATATCTTCTGGCGGCCCTTTTAGGCGACAGGGATCCAGAGCTGGTCGAGCCTCATAGCCGATGGGGGACCGCCCATCTCCTGGCGGTCTCGGGCTTTCATGTGGGGCTGGTTGCCCTCCTGGCCTGGGCCTTCCCCTGGACGGGACGATGGAAGTGGATCGTAGTGTCCGCCTTTATGTGGCTGTACGTGCTTCTCGCTGGAGCTGCCGCAAGCGCCCTGAGGGCGGCGCTGATGGTTCAGGTCGCCCTTTTGGGCCTGGCCTTTGGTAGGAGGTCGTCGGTGGTCAACTCGGTCGCGGTAGCCTCTTTGGCGCTCCTTATGTACAGGCCCTGGTGGTTCTGGGATCTGGGATGGCGGCTATCGGTGGTTTCCGCTCTGGCTATTTCCGCTCTGATGACAGTAAAAGTCAAACGTAGGTGGATAACCGTTCTCTGCGCCAGTCCTCTCCTTTGGACGGTGACCGCACCGATGATATCCGGGGCCTTTAAGACGGTGCCTCTGGCTGGGGCGGTGCTGAATATGGTGGCCTTGCCCGCTTTTTCCGTGCTTTTGCCTCTGGCGGTGCTGTTCTCCCTTCCCTCTTTGATGGGCATCCCAGGGGGGGCTCTAGTCGCCGTGGTCCCGGAGGGGGCCTTTGCCCTGTGGGGATACGGGGCCTCGATGACCGAAGGTCTTCCGGTTCTCCGATGGTCTCCGTGGATGGTATCCCTTTCCTGTCTCTCCCTGGGGGCGATACTGTCGATCCGGTTTCGTGTGTCTCCGGTGAGGGCAGGGGTTTTAGCCCTGGCCCTCGCTTTGTTTGTGGCTTATTTTTTAAATTGA
- a CDS encoding ComEA family DNA-binding protein: MKGRSKALQVGLILFGLVCFGVAGIMIKTFSGRWVDDDGPTAVAGPALSSPKTTEVKVEEPEIWVLYVTGGVNSPGVYRLPPDSRVYHLVDSAGGLASDADETGINMAAPLADGEHVHVPLRPSLVRDIAQEPSDQSQGGYKVSTLLPPLGTGAGRSGTVDLNRGSLEELQILPGIGPKTAQAIVSYREDIGPFRSVDDLIKVKGIGTKKLDSIRSMVTVR, from the coding sequence TTGAAAGGCAGAAGTAAGGCTCTTCAGGTAGGTCTGATACTGTTCGGTCTGGTCTGTTTTGGCGTGGCGGGGATTATGATAAAGACCTTCTCCGGCCGATGGGTCGACGACGACGGCCCTACCGCCGTCGCAGGGCCCGCCCTTTCCTCCCCTAAAACCACCGAGGTTAAAGTGGAGGAACCGGAGATCTGGGTGCTTTACGTCACCGGTGGAGTCAATTCTCCGGGGGTATACCGTCTTCCGCCGGACAGCAGGGTCTACCATCTGGTGGACTCCGCTGGGGGCCTTGCCTCCGATGCCGACGAGACGGGGATAAATATGGCCGCCCCTCTGGCCGACGGCGAGCACGTCCACGTTCCCCTTAGGCCGAGCTTGGTGAGGGATATTGCACAGGAGCCTTCGGATCAATCTCAAGGGGGATATAAGGTGTCCACCTTGCTCCCTCCCTTGGGGACCGGGGCCGGGAGGAGCGGTACTGTTGACCTTAACAGAGGATCCCTCGAGGAGCTCCAGATCCTTCCTGGAATAGGCCCTAAGACCGCTCAGGCTATAGTTTCCTACCGGGAGGACATAGGGCCTTTTAGGTCGGTGGACGATCTTATCAAAGTCAAAGGTATAGGGACCAAAAAGCTGGACTCCATCCGTTCCATGGTAACGGTGAGGTAA
- a CDS encoding transporter substrate-binding domain-containing protein: MKKSIFTVVLASMLSFGVAWAGGSAMDKDVLLVGTESTFKPFEFRNEANEIVGFDMDMISIIAEKLGKKVEVVDMAFDALIPSLLTGKIDIIAAGMSATPERGKRVAFSKVYYRTPDGFTVKADRDDISSIEDLKGKVAAVQLGTIQDAFLSKMDGVEVKRYQKTDDAFREVLLGRADVACVDGTVTKDNLASNKDYTGKLKIAFFHPTSDNGMALAMSLKDPLLLQKVDAVLAEILAVEEYQKLKDKWNID, translated from the coding sequence TTGAAAAAGTCGATTTTTACCGTGGTATTGGCGTCTATGTTGTCTTTCGGTGTGGCTTGGGCCGGTGGTTCTGCTATGGATAAAGATGTATTGCTGGTGGGGACCGAGTCCACCTTCAAGCCTTTTGAGTTTAGAAACGAGGCCAACGAAATAGTTGGTTTCGATATGGATATGATATCCATCATAGCTGAAAAGCTCGGTAAAAAGGTGGAGGTGGTGGATATGGCCTTCGACGCCCTTATCCCCTCTCTTCTCACCGGTAAGATTGATATCATCGCCGCTGGAATGAGCGCTACCCCTGAAAGGGGCAAAAGGGTGGCCTTCTCTAAGGTCTATTACCGCACTCCCGATGGATTTACCGTCAAGGCCGACAGAGATGATATATCTTCCATTGAGGATTTAAAGGGAAAGGTGGCAGCGGTCCAGCTAGGGACCATCCAGGACGCTTTTCTCTCCAAGATGGACGGTGTTGAGGTCAAAAGATACCAGAAGACCGACGATGCCTTCAGGGAGGTCCTTCTCGGTCGTGCGGACGTGGCCTGTGTGGACGGCACGGTTACCAAGGACAACCTGGCCTCCAACAAAGATTATACAGGAAAGCTGAAGATAGCCTTTTTCCACCCTACCTCCGATAACGGTATGGCACTGGCTATGAGCCTGAAAGATCCCCTGCTCCTCCAGAAGGTCGACGCAGTTCTAGCGGAGATACTGGCGGTAGAGGAATACCAAAAACTGAAGGATAAGTGGAATATCGACTAA
- the lysS gene encoding lysine--tRNA ligase, which yields MSDMERNTVTPEEEILRQRLDKLGRLREEEGYDPYVHETWDVKQSLNQIRAEHDDIEIDQHKKDVPLSVAGRLMTVRKQGKASFANVQDETGNMQLYFQLDAMGEEGYRFFKKWIDAGDIVGIEGHPFRTKRGELTIAVTRCVLLCKAIRPLPEKWHGLTDMEIRYRKRYVDLIANPEVRDVFRQRAKIVSSVRKTLEDHGTLEVDTPILSYLAGGANARPFVTHHNALDLDMYLRIATELHLKRLVVGMMGRVYEMGKNFRNEGMDAMHNPEFTAMEVYWPYCDYNDMMDLTEEIIRKAAVDANGTTTVTWQGTELDLAKPFRRVTMVDLVKEHCGVDFDAIETDAQARSIAEGEGLAVEGNESKFKVLLMMIEEFVEKKLVQPTFVMGHPTEISPLSKRDPENPDYTHRFELFICGSEVANGFSELNDPIDQRARFEDQARLKAEGDDESHPFDEDFINAIEQGLPPTGGLGIGIDRLIMFLTDSRSIRDVILFPTMKPKA from the coding sequence ATGAGCGATATGGAACGGAACACGGTGACGCCGGAGGAGGAGATCCTCAGGCAGAGGCTCGATAAGCTGGGAAGACTGAGGGAAGAGGAAGGATACGACCCCTACGTCCACGAGACCTGGGACGTCAAACAGTCGCTCAACCAGATCAGGGCTGAACACGACGATATAGAGATAGACCAGCATAAAAAGGATGTTCCTCTGTCGGTGGCCGGAAGGCTCATGACCGTCCGTAAGCAGGGAAAGGCGTCCTTCGCCAACGTCCAGGACGAGACGGGCAATATGCAGCTCTACTTCCAGTTGGACGCCATGGGGGAGGAGGGCTACAGGTTCTTCAAAAAATGGATCGACGCTGGGGATATAGTCGGTATAGAGGGCCATCCCTTCAGGACCAAGCGGGGAGAGCTGACCATAGCGGTGACCCGCTGCGTCCTGCTCTGTAAGGCGATCAGGCCTCTGCCTGAGAAGTGGCACGGTCTCACCGACATGGAGATCCGTTACAGAAAGAGGTACGTCGATCTCATAGCAAATCCGGAGGTCAGAGACGTGTTCCGCCAGAGGGCCAAGATCGTTTCTTCGGTGAGAAAGACCCTGGAGGATCACGGCACTTTAGAGGTGGACACGCCGATTCTGTCCTATCTGGCGGGAGGGGCCAACGCCCGTCCCTTCGTCACCCATCACAACGCCCTGGACCTGGACATGTACCTGAGGATAGCCACAGAGCTTCACCTCAAGAGGCTTGTCGTGGGCATGATGGGCCGGGTCTACGAGATGGGTAAGAACTTCCGCAACGAGGGAATGGACGCCATGCACAACCCCGAGTTCACCGCTATGGAGGTCTATTGGCCCTACTGCGACTATAACGACATGATGGACCTCACCGAGGAGATAATAAGAAAGGCCGCCGTGGACGCAAACGGCACCACCACAGTCACCTGGCAGGGAACCGAGCTGGATCTTGCCAAGCCCTTCAGGAGGGTGACAATGGTGGACTTGGTTAAGGAACACTGTGGAGTGGACTTCGACGCCATAGAGACCGACGCCCAGGCCAGGTCTATCGCCGAGGGAGAGGGTCTTGCCGTGGAGGGCAATGAGAGCAAGTTCAAGGTTCTTTTGATGATGATAGAGGAGTTCGTGGAGAAAAAGCTGGTCCAGCCCACTTTTGTCATGGGCCATCCTACGGAGATCTCCCCTCTCTCAAAGAGAGATCCGGAAAACCCCGACTACACCCATCGATTTGAGCTGTTTATCTGTGGCAGCGAGGTGGCCAACGGTTTCAGCGAGTTAAACGATCCTATCGACCAGAGGGCCAGGTTCGAGGACCAGGCCAGGCTGAAAGCCGAGGGTGATGACGAGAGCCATCCCTTCGACGAGGACTTCATTAACGCCATAGAGCAGGGACTTCCGCCGACAGGTGGACTTGGAATCGGTATAGACAGGCTGATAATGTTTTTGACCGACAGCCGCTCCATAAGGGACGTCATACTGTTCCCGACGATGAAGCCCAAGGCGTGA
- a CDS encoding tRNA-dihydrouridine synthase gives MAITVGRISIENPLMLSPLAGITIPAVRRLFWRLGVGLAHTEMVSCAGLIRDNGKTERMLFRAPDEGPLVLQLFAGDVDTLVRGAEVALSSGNHFQAIGINMACPMPKVLKKGAGARLLDRMDVAVDMVKELKSLGLPVWPKIRKIVPDGDGPDTLRFASVLIEAGAANVGIHGRTAPQRYEGRSDPEEVLKVARKFPGMISASGDMTDFESVSSMIEGGCVSVFMARGAISDPFVIPRIRSKMGYNIGNCPFSQEPTLEERAGLFVSLAEDLLSLHGERVALVMLKRFMSGLFRGIPGCGPYKRSIASVSDWSQAMDLVLDWRRYFERGIWNERYGTEHGDAGGGDPQAEAR, from the coding sequence ATGGCGATAACAGTAGGACGTATCTCTATAGAAAATCCCCTGATGCTCTCCCCTCTGGCCGGTATAACCATTCCGGCGGTGAGGCGACTTTTCTGGAGGTTGGGGGTGGGCCTTGCCCACACCGAGATGGTGAGCTGTGCAGGACTCATAAGGGACAACGGCAAGACCGAGAGGATGCTTTTCCGTGCTCCTGACGAAGGGCCTCTGGTCCTTCAGCTTTTCGCCGGCGACGTGGACACCTTAGTCCGTGGTGCCGAGGTGGCCCTATCCTCAGGGAATCACTTTCAGGCCATAGGCATAAATATGGCCTGTCCTATGCCTAAAGTGCTTAAAAAAGGGGCTGGAGCCAGGCTTTTAGACAGAATGGATGTGGCGGTGGATATGGTCAAGGAGCTTAAATCCCTGGGGCTCCCGGTCTGGCCGAAGATCCGAAAGATAGTCCCCGACGGAGACGGACCGGACACATTGAGGTTCGCCTCGGTGCTTATAGAGGCCGGGGCGGCTAACGTAGGGATCCACGGTCGGACCGCTCCTCAGAGGTACGAGGGGAGGTCCGACCCCGAGGAAGTCCTCAAGGTGGCTCGGAAGTTCCCCGGTATGATATCCGCCTCGGGAGATATGACCGATTTTGAGTCGGTGTCGTCGATGATAGAGGGGGGCTGTGTCTCGGTGTTTATGGCCAGGGGGGCTATATCCGATCCCTTCGTCATTCCCCGAATTCGGTCTAAAATGGGCTATAATATCGGGAATTGCCCTTTCTCCCAGGAGCCGACTCTGGAGGAGAGGGCGGGGCTTTTCGTCTCCCTCGCCGAGGATCTGTTATCCCTTCACGGGGAGAGGGTGGCCCTTGTCATGTTAAAACGCTTTATGTCCGGTCTCTTTCGGGGTATTCCCGGATGCGGACCTTACAAAAGATCTATAGCTTCCGTCTCGGACTGGTCTCAGGCGATGGACCTGGTCCTGGACTGGAGGCGATATTTTGAAAGGGGAATATGGAATGAGCGATATGGAACGGAACACGGTGACGCCGGAGGAGGAGATCCTCAGGCAGAGGCTCGATAA